From the genome of Prunus persica cultivar Lovell chromosome G8, Prunus_persica_NCBIv2, whole genome shotgun sequence:
TCTTCAGGGTCCCTTTTGAAATTATCAATACTAAAGGCATATATAGTCACATATCTAACTCCCAACTCATAACAATACTTGAGCATGGACATCAGAGCCAAAAACCCAACCCTATGTCCATCCCCTTCCTTCAACTTCCGCTTTTTAGCATATCTTCGATTTCCATCCATGATGAACGCAATGTGATGAGGTATTGGACGAACAGAAATGACTAGAAAAAGACATCTCCTCAAGAAACTAACTATGCTCCAAAAAATCTGGGTTGCTTTATTGCCATTGCTTTTCTCCATCCTAGAACCATGTACAACTGCTGAGTTCTGCTAAAACCTATTTGACCTGTTAATTAATAAACAAACTTTAGTTCAAACTCCTGCAGTTAAAACATGGAACCACTGAAACATCATGCCTTAAAATGTAGTTCAGCCTATTAACCTATAACCACAATCATATAAAGATTGAGTTCCAGCATAGTATGCTTAACAGCAGGTGTGGCTTTTCTACTTTTAGAATGATCTCCATTGACAGAGTTACATTTCCTTCCGTTGAAACCCAACTTAGCATTGTAAAATTTTGATCCAATGCAATAGGAACAACTATGCAAAAGATCAAGACTAAATTTCTTATGGTATCACGCATTAACATCTAAAACCAAATCCCTCAAAATTGAATAATCACTTGTCTGGCAGATATTAGTCATAAACAAAATGCATACAGTGCACACACAGCAGTTcgaaaattacaacaaaaaaagaaggcaaaTAGTCAAGAAACCAATGCTTGAATATTAGAAAATCACAATACTTTGGTGCTTTTTAACCGTGGTAAATTAAGATTCAGAAATAATCACACCACAATGCAAACAACACTTGAGCAGAATAAAATAAACCAAGGAATAAAGATAGTGCACAAGAGATTTATGAGGTTTGGCAAAATCCTGCCTACGTGACTACATTACTATGAGAACAATAACAGTACAAGACACACTTGAGTTAAATCAACATAACCCAAACCATAACCTGTGCGGCTCACAGTATTTCGCAAGAGTTCTTTTCTCTCAAACACCCATGTTTCAACTATTACATGCACTCATCAAATGAATCACATTCTACCCATTAATAGGCAGTTGGTTCCCGTGAAAAACAAAGCTTTTACAATtatcttcaatttttcaaCCACCATTTCATGCAACATGGCTTCCTCTAAAAGCCAATCCTCTAGTTAGATCTACAAGGACATAGGATGCTGCACCATTTACTACATGGTCCCAATTTTACCAATTTCAATAAACTTGGTCTCATCAAATGAATCACATACTCAATTTTTCAACCACCATTTCATGCAACATGGCTTCCTCTAAAAGCCAATCCTCTGGTTAGATCTACAAGGACATAGGATGCTGCACCATTTACTACACGGTCCCATTTTTACCAATTTCAATAAACTTGGTACTGTGAACATTGAAAAGACATTGACTGTTACCTAAATTTGTACAAGTAGAACAATACATTGAACATCTTGTTGTGTTACTTGTGTATTCTATCTCATGCATATAGTCAATTTGGCGTATAGGCTTCTATGACCAAAATGGTAAAACCAATCAGAATAAACGACCGCATTTAATATGCTTAGAGTTGTAACTACTGATTAAAAGCCgtaaacataaaaaaagaaagtaaagttCTGAATTTGAGATAAATTGGAAATGACAGAAACCTAATAGCCTCCCTCCATTGAACCCAAGATACAAACTTTTCTGGTTGCCAGGAAGGAAGGTCCCATCTTTTAGACGAaagttgatttatttttccttttcgaTTTCTCGGAGACCAAACAGAGGCTTGGaaaatcagagagagagagagagagagagagttaccaGTTAACCAAACGCAGAGTGGGATCAAAGTAGCAGCAGGGGAGGGAAGTAGAGTAGACCAGTCCCAGTGTGAGAGCGAGAGAGTTGAAAGACAATTTGGCTCCTTCGGGCCCCCCTTTTAAGTTGGAATTTGCACACGTTTACCGACAGTTCTTCCCCGTGTTCCTTCAGTGTGGCTATTTTGCAATTTCGCAACTGAAGAAGGACCAATGAGAATAAGACAACAGACTATTGAGGCCAACTCGTGAAGATACCAAAATAGGGCAAACACACACAACAAACGACCTTGGGGTCAAACCATGAATAGCGGTAAATAGATAATGTCGCTTTTAGTCTACACATTACAGAAACAGCGAGGGTAGTTTTGGATCTCCACGTCTCATTTCCTCTGAGTTTCACGTGTGGtttccagaattttttttttttttttttcacacgtgtgtttcttcttcatcttccttctTGATTTATCCGAAATTGCGGCAAGTTGACTGTGGAGCTAAGGAGTGGCTTAGGAGTAAGCTCCTGAGCTCCTAATTTCGGTGGCAGAAATGAAATCTGTTCATTTCTCGCACCTCTCACCTCCAATTCGTGCCTTCAACCCTAATAATCAtacttcttcatcatctttttcttcttcttcaatcactCTTCTCCAGCGCTGTAAATTCAGCTCTGTTTCTCTCACCTCCACTTCCAGGCCCTCCCGCTCAATCACGCTTTGCGCTACCAATTCCACCAAAGCgacgtcgtcgtcgtcgtcccAGTTCGAATCGGCGGCAGCGGAGGGCATAAAGGAGGCTTCTTTTCAGGTTCAAATCGACGCTTCGCAAAGTCCGTGGAATGTGGAAGTCGGAAAACCTAGCGTTCCGTCTCCGTCGGTGGCCAAATTGAGCTTGAGCGACCAGGCTTTCTTCCTCTTGGCCTTCGTCGCCTGCACGGTATATAAGCCTCAGTTCGTTTTTTCTTTGCTAATATAGTTGAATATGTAATTTGTTGTGGAAATTGGGATCAATTTGGAAACTTTTTTACATAAATGAGAAATGATAAGATTTAGTTAATTATGTGCGTACACTGCTGATATGTTAATTGATTTCATTGTGCAGACTTCTGTGGCATTTACGAGCCTTGTAATTGCAGCTGTCCCGACACTATTTGTAagttttctttaatatttCAATCCAAAGGAAAAAAGCAATCACTGAAGTGCTTAGGAAATCAGTTGAGTTTTAGGGAGTTCCGACTTTTCCAtggcttttccttttttgccaAAACCCCAAACCCTGAATCAGAttctattctttttttgtctATCTTTGTACTGCTTGTTATTGGGTCTTGatatttttgattttgttatttGAATGAGTTTGAGTGCTATTTGGAATGGATTGTCAGAAGATTTATTGTGCAGTGCTTTGCATGGAATGGAATGTTTAAAAACTCCTGGCATGGACTCATGGCTTGAATGGTCTTGGTTTTTTGAGTCCTTGTCTTGAGTTGGGCATGAACCCAAAAGCAAATTAGAATTATAAGTCTTGATAAATGTCTTCTTTTGAGGTAGCTTTAGGTGCCCTTTTCTTTGGTTAAAAGCGGATGTTCGAGGTCTTGTCCAAATTCTTGTTCCAATGTGGCTGTTTCTGGTATGTTCTGTAGGCAATGGGGAGAGCTGCAATATCTCTTTCGAAGCTGGCGGATACAGCTCGTGAAGAACTCCCCAGTACTATGGCTGCCATTAGGCTTTCGGGCATGGAAATAAGTGATCTTACGCTGGAACTGAATGATCTAAGGTGATAATTAAATCTTTATTACCTTAGTCTCTGACCCATGTTATGTTTGACATGGTTGCTTTATAGCTTCTCTTCATAGTTAAACTCCCCTCTTTACTATGAGCTATCCATCATTTTCTAGTTTATAACCCCAAAACGAATCCATTCAATCGTTAACTGTATTGTTCCATGCATATGTGCCCACCTGCAAAAGCAATGGGGTTTCCAAGGGGGGACAAATTCAATCTTGtctggttttctttttgtccctAAAATATTTGTTATAATCTGGTGTTTACTTCCAGAGATACACTAAACCAGGTTTGATATGAGGATTACTTCACAAGACAATTTGGTTACCACTCGTGTCTGTCAATACATTTGAATTCAATTTCTGGTTTTCTATATATGGTTCACTTCacgtaagtttttttttttccttttcacattttgaatatttatgtCATGCTTTTATTCCATTCTGCATTCAGCCAAGAGATCGCTGAGGGGGTCAGCAAATCCACTCAAACTGTTCAAGCAGCAGGAGCTGGGATTCGGCAGATTGGTACACTCGCACAGCAGCAGACTATGTGTATGTTTATCTGACCTCTGGATAGAATTCGTTTACTGCGGTTTTCCTTAATATGTCCTTTCTATTGATCTTCACTTAACTTCTCAACtgttattataaattttttatgataCAGCAATGATACAAGAGAGGGCGAGCCTGCCCATCATCTCTTTGC
Proteins encoded in this window:
- the LOC18768545 gene encoding uncharacterized protein LOC18768545: MKSVHFSHLSPPIRAFNPNNHTSSSSFSSSSITLLQRCKFSSVSLTSTSRPSRSITLCATNSTKATSSSSSQFESAAAEGIKEASFQVQIDASQSPWNVEVGKPSVPSPSVAKLSLSDQAFFLLAFVACTTSVAFTSLVIAAVPTLFAMGRAAISLSKLADTAREELPSTMAAIRLSGMEISDLTLELNDLSQEIAEGVSKSTQTVQAAGAGIRQIGTLAQQQTMSMIQERASLPIISLQPAVVGAAKKTTRAVGQATRIFMNIISPKDSEKVNEEDVEIDRVEL